A stretch of Mobula birostris isolate sMobBir1 chromosome 2, sMobBir1.hap1, whole genome shotgun sequence DNA encodes these proteins:
- the LOC140189302 gene encoding uncharacterized protein: MPFTCSDCGKGFPRSSQLKLHQRVHTNKKPFTCSDCGKGFKSSYQLKVHERVHTGERPFTCSDCGKGFTFSSNLYRHKRVHTGEQPFTCSDCGKEFKSSYQLKVHERVHTGERLFSCSDCGKGFTFSSNLHRHQRVHTGEKPFTCSDCGKRFTRPSHLQTHQLVHTGEKPFTCSDCGKGFTQSSDLLRHQSVHTGEWLFTCSNCGKGFSRLSALKIHQRVHTREKPFTCSDCGKRFIQRSHLQVHLRVHTGERPFTCSDCGKRFTWSSHLSRHQRVHSGERPFTCSVCGKGFARSSHLQRHQSTHSVNKPFTCSDCGKGFSQSSDLLTHQSVHTGEWLFTCLDCGKGCISSSQLKVHQRVHTGEKPFTCSECGKQFTQSSSLQTHLRVHTGERPFSCSECGKRFSRVSELKRHYRVHSEDKF, translated from the coding sequence ATGCCATttacttgctcagactgtgggaagggatttccacggtcatctcaactgaagctacatcaacgagttcacactaataagaaaccattcacctgctcagactgtgggaaaggattcaaatCATCATATCAGCTGAAGGTACatgagcgagttcacaccggggagaggccgtttacctgctcagactgtggaaagggattcacttttTCATCCAACTTATATAGACataagcgagttcacactggggagcagccattcacctgctcagactgtgggaaagaatTTAAATCATCATATCAGCTGAAGGTACatgagcgagttcacactggggagaggctgtttagctgctcagactgtggaaagggattcactttcTCATCCAACTTACatagacatcagcgagttcacactggggagaaaccattcacttgctcagactgtgggaagcgattcactcgcCCATCTCACCTGCAGACACatcagttagttcacactggagagaaaccattcacctgctcagactgtgggaagggattcactcagtcatctgatcttcttagacaccagtcagttcacactggggagtggttGTTCACCTGCTCAaattgtgggaaaggattcagtcGCTTATCTGCACTGaaaatacatcagcgagttcacactagggagaagccattcacctgctcagactgtggtaaGCGATTCATTCAAAGATCCCACCTGCAGGTACACTtgcgagttcacactggcgagaggccgttcacctgctcagactgtgggaagcgattcacttggtcatctcaccTGTccagacaccagcgagttcactctggagagaggccattcacgtgTTCCGTGTGTGGGAAAGGGTTtgctcggtcatcccacctacagagacaccagtcaacTCACAGTGTGAacaaaccattcacctgctcagactgtggaaagggattttcTCAGTCATCagacctactgacacaccagtcagttcacacgggGGAGTGGTTGTTCACCTGCTTAGATTGTGGGAAAGGATGCATCTCATCATCTcaactgaaagtacatcagcgagttcacactggggagaagccgttcacctgctcagaatgtgggaagcaattcactcagtcatccagctTGCAGACACACTtgcgagttcacactggcgagaggccgttctcctgctctgaatgtgggaagcgattcagtCGGGTATCCGAACTTAAGAGACACTACCGAGTTCACAGTGAGGACAAGTTTTAA
- the mrps25 gene encoding small ribosomal subunit protein mS25 gives MTEAAMPMKGRFPVRRTLEYLRSGALALKDSVKVMTVNYNTHGQLSEGARKFVFFNIPQIQYQNPWVQIVMFKNQTPSSFLRFYLGDGKQVLVDVEGKNHREITEHVKTILGKSPELQHAEELAKNEYSHPAHFGNKKYCLRECICEVEGQVPCPGLVPLPKELTGKFRAAQQTEKTM, from the exons ATGACAGAGGCAGCCATGCCGATGAAAGGACGATTCCCGGTACGCCGGACACTGGAGTATCTGCGGAGTGGGGCACTGGCACTTAAAGATTCGGTGAAGGTGATGACTGTTAATTATAACACCCACGGGCAGCTGAGTGAAGGAGCAAG aaaatttgtttttttcaaCATACCTCAAATCCAGTATCAGAATCCTTGGGTTCAGATTGTTATGTTCAAAAACCAGACCCCGTCATCATTTCTGAGGTTTTATTTGG GTGACGGCAAACAGGTCTTGGTTGACGTAGAAGGAAAGAATCACAGAGAAATCACTGAGCATGTCAAGACAATCTTGGGAAAGAGCCC AGAGTTGCAGCATGCAGAAGAACTAGCGAAGAATGAGTATTCACACCCTGCGCACTTTGGAAATAAAAAGTACTGTCTGCGGGAATGCATTTGTGAAGTAGAAGGGCAAGTTCCCTGTCCAGGTCTGGTACCTTTACCCAAGGAGCTGACTGGGAAATTTCGTGCTGCCCAGCAAACAGAGAAAACTATGTAA